GGGTGGCGAGAACGATCGCCCCGGCCTCGAGCGTGCTGAGGAGCGCGAGCGAGGCGACCTTGGCGGCGATGTACTCCCACGGACGGAGCGGCGAGACGGCCAGCGCCTGCAGCGAGCCCTCCGCCTTCTCGAGGAGGACGAGCCCGCCGATGAAGTAGAACGTGTTCACCTGCATGTTGAGGAGTACGAGCGATGGGAGCACGGTGGTGAGCGTCGCGGCGGGCAGGAGGCGCAGGAGCGGGATCATGCACAGCGCCACGAACGCCGCCGCCGCGTAGAACCCACCCCGCACCTGCAGCCGGACGTCGTGGCGCGTTGCGGCGAGGAGGCGCCTCATGCCAGTGAGCGACCGGTCGTCGCGAGGAAGACGTCCTCGAGCGTCGCCTCCTGGCTGTGGATCGCGCGCACGTGCCCGCGGCGCAGCGCGGCGTGGAAGGCGGCGTCGTCGGCCAGGCCGTCGAGCGGGAAGTCGGCGGCCGTCGCATCGCCGGCCTCGTCCTCGCCCTCGACGCGCACGACGCGCCGCCCGTGGCGCAGCTTGAGGGCGCGCGGCGTGTCGAGGGCGGCGATCCGGCCGTCGACGAGGAGGGCGACGCGGTCGCACAGCGCGTCGGCCAGCATCATGTCGTGCGTCGTGAGGAAGATCGTCTGGCCGGCGGCCTGCTCGGCGCGGGCCAGGTCCTTCATCCGGCGCGCGTTCACCGGGTCGAGGCCGGCCGTCGGCTCGTCCCAGAACAGGAGCTCCGGATTGTGCAGCAGGCTGCGCGCGACGCTCAGCCGGGCCTTCATGCCCTTGGAGTACTGCGCCACGCGGACGTCGGCGTCGTCCGCGAGCGCCACGGCGGCCAGGAGGGCGTCGGGGTCGCGCGTCGGGCCGCCGTAGAGCGCGGCGAACGCGTGGAGGTTCTCGCGCGCGGTGAGCTTCAGGAAGTGGTTCGGGAACTCGAACGAGACGCCGATCCGCTCGTAATAGTCCGCGCCCCACGCCTTCGGCGGCCGGCCGAACACCCGGACATCGCCCGTGTAGCCCTGCAGGAGCCCGATGAGGATCCGCTGCGTCGTCGACTTCCCGGCGCCGCTCGGGCCGAGGAAGCCGAAGATCTCGCCCGGCGCGATCGAGACGTCGATCCCGTCCAGGGCGGGCCGATCGCTGCGCGGGTAGGTGAACGAAACGCCCTCGACGTTGACAACCATCGGTCTGCAACCACCTCGTCGCTCGGCCGGCCGTCGGGCCGGCATCGTACCCGAGCCGCAGCACCTGCACCGTACGTCGGATGATACAGCGGGTCGCCCGCGACGTGCCGAACGCACGATGTCGCATGGTCGCCGTATCGAATTCGGCGGTCGGGCCATCGAGCCCG
Above is a window of Candidatus Avedoeria danica DNA encoding:
- a CDS encoding ABC transporter ATP-binding protein, translated to MVVNVEGVSFTYPRSDRPALDGIDVSIAPGEIFGFLGPSGAGKSTTQRILIGLLQGYTGDVRVFGRPPKAWGADYYERIGVSFEFPNHFLKLTARENLHAFAALYGGPTRDPDALLAAVALADDADVRVAQYSKGMKARLSVARSLLHNPELLFWDEPTAGLDPVNARRMKDLARAEQAAGQTIFLTTHDMMLADALCDRVALLVDGRIAALDTPRALKLRHGRRVVRVEGEDEAGDATAADFPLDGLADDAAFHAALRRGHVRAIHSQEATLEDVFLATTGRSLA